In the Mya arenaria isolate MELC-2E11 chromosome 11, ASM2691426v1 genome, one interval contains:
- the LOC128208510 gene encoding uncharacterized protein LOC128208510, whose product MGSLDYWRDSKMGTLYYWRNSKMRTLDYWRDSKVGILGYWRDSKKVPLDYWRGSKVRTLDYWRDSKVRTLDYWRDSKVGILDYWRDSKEGTLDYWRDSKVGTLD is encoded by the coding sequence ATGGGGTCCTTGGATTACTGGAGAGACAGTAAAATGGGGACCTTGTATTACTGGAGAAACAGTAAAATGAGGACCTTGGATTACTGGAGAGACAGTAAAGTGGGGATCTTGGGTTACTGGAGAGACAGTAAAAAGGTGCCCTTGGATTACTGGAGAGGCAGTAAAGTGAGGACATTGGATTACTGGAGAGACAGTAAAGTGAGGACCTTGGATTACTGGAGAGACAGTAAAGTGGGGATCTTGGATTACTGGAGAGACAGTAAAGAGGGGACGTTGGATTACTGGAGAGACAGTAAAGTGGGGACCTTGGATTAA
- the LOC128207525 gene encoding ribonuclease P/MRP protein subunit POP5-like, whose protein sequence is MVRFKNRYILCKLEFGKRASLPALNQDEVYRAIRDELQILHGEYAMACARKYPALAVHYLNKETNLVMIRCARDMCKKVQSSLPFVKKLGGADVFLNTIHLAGTIRSCMKFIVRYHKTELPLMLYECKTEEERLKVHQLIVASCSDSGKALGLLERQ, encoded by the exons ATGGTCAGATTTAAGAACAG GTATATACTATGTAAATTGGAGTTTGGTAAACGTGCGAGTCTACCAGCCCTGAACCAAGATGAAGTTTACAGAGCCATCAGGGATGAACTACAAATTCTTCATGGAGAATATGCAATGGCATGTGCAAGAAAATATCCCGCATTGGCAG TGCATTACTTAAACAAGGAAACAAACCTGGTAATGATCCGGTGTGCAAGAGACATGTGCAAGAAGGTACAGTCATCGCTGCCGTTTGTAAAGAAATTAGGAGGAGCGGATGTTTTCTTAAACACAATCCATCTTGCAG GAACGATTCGCTCCTGCATGAAGTTTATTGTACGTTATCATAAGACAGAACTTCCGTTGATGCTGTATGAATGTAAAACAGAAg AAGAGAGACTTAAGGTGCATCAGTTAATAGTGGCTAGCTGCAGTGACAGTGGGAAGGCTCTTGGATTACTGGAGAGACAGTAA